CACGGCGGGGTCGGAGAGCTGGCTCACGGGGATCGTCATGCCCTAGCCGTACACCGCGGCACCCGCTCCCCCGGGGACCACGGCCGGGCGCGGGCCGAGTGTCGCCCGGACGCACCTGCGTGTTCCCTGGCCCGCGGCGACTCCGTACCGGCAGGATCGGGGCAATCACCGCAACCACCGCACTCAGTGCAGGAGGCTCGATGTCGGACATGGTCAAGGTCGTCAGGCTGTACGCGAAGGGGACCCCGGTCGGAGTCCTGGACGGACGGCCGGTCGGCCTCCTCGTCCAGCAGGAGCAGGCCGCGGAGTGGGCGGTCGGTCCGGCGGGCGAGGGGTTCCGGTTCACCGTGAAGGGAACGGAGGACACCCTCGTGTCGGAGGGCACCGACCGGGCCCCGGCCGCCGTCCTGCCCGACGACTCCCCCGCCTCCGTCTGGCGCCTCCAGCGGGTCGACGGGGACGACGTCACCACGATCACCTCGCTCGCCGACCTCCACGACGGGTTCTACGTCATCGACCAGAACGGTCTCGCCCTCGGCCGCGACCTCTTCGAGGACCGCTCACTGCTCCCCAAGCCCGTCTTCGTCCGGACGGACGACCGCGACCCGCAGTGGAGGATCGAGATCCTCGCCTGAGGCCCCGGGGACACGCAACTCGCGTGTCCCGCAAGGCGGTTCCGGCACGCTTCCGGCGGAGAATTCCGCGCTGCGCGACCGGCCGGCTGGATAGCGTGGCGTACCGGGTCCGACCGCACGACCTGCCCACGCCCCAGGAGTCCGTCATGCTCGCGTCCCTCAAGTCCTTCAACATGCTGGTGATGTTCCTGCTGGAGCTCTCGGTGTACGCCGCGGCCTCCCTGTGGGGGTTCACCGCGTCCGACAAGTGGCCGCTGAAGCTGCTCCTCGGCATCGGCGCACCCGTCGCGCTCATAGCCGTGTGGGCGCTGTTCGGGTCGCCGAAGGCGTCCTATCCGGTGCACGGCGCCGGCCGGGTGGTCCTCGAGGTGCTGTGGTTCGGCAGCGGCGCGGCCGCGCTGGCCGCCTCGGGGAGAACGGGCTGGGCGGTGGCGTTCGCGGGGATCTTCGTGGTCAACGCGGGACTGCGGCTCCTCTGGAACCAGTGACTCCGGGCACGAGAAGGGCCCCCGACCAGGCGACAGCCTGATCAGGGGCCCTTCCCACGTTGACCGACAGACGAGTCGGGCTGTACGCCGGGTTCTGTGCCCCGGGACCTCGCGGTCGTCGGGGCGACGGCCATCCATCTAGGACCGGCGTTGCCACCGGCCTCCTGCGGTCTACCCGCGGACTCGGGCGAGCAGCCCTCGAACATCCGCGCAGGGACACCGGGGTGTCCCCTCTTGACCTTGCTCCGAGTGGGGTTTACCTAGCCGCCTGAGTCACCTCAGGCGCTGGTGGTCTCTTACACCACCGTTTCACCCTTACCGAGGACCGAGGTCCCCGGCGGTCTGTTTTCTGTGGCACTGTCCCGCGGGTCACCCCGGGTGGCCGTTAGCCACCACCCTGCTCTGTGGAGCCCGGACGTTCCTCGGGAGGATCCGAGGATCCTCACGCGGCCGCCCGCCCGGCTCGTCTGCCGTGCCGACCATGCTACCCGCCGCACCGGAGCACGCTTGACCTTGTCGCGACGTCAGGGTTTCTACTGGGGCCATGCGTATCGGCGAGATCGCCGCGCTCGTCGGGGTCACCCCTCGGGCCGTGCGGCACTACCACCAGTCGGGGCTGCTGCCCGAGCCCGCGCGGCGGGCCAACGGATACCGGGAGTACGGGGTCCGGGACGCCGTGCTGCTCGCGCGGATCCGGCGGCTGACCGAGCTGGGGCTGGGGCTTGACGAGGTACGCGGGGTGCTCGCGGACGACGAGGGGCGGGGGCTCGTGGAGGTGCTCCGGGAGCTGGAGGAGGACCTCGCGCGGCAGGAGGCGGTGATCCGGGAGCGGCGGGAGCGGCTCGCCGCGCTGCTCGACCGGGCGCGGGACGGGCTGCTGCCCGCCGAGGGGCCGGTGTCGGCGGAGCTCGGCGAGCTCCTGGCGGGGCTCGGCCCGGTGTCCGGCTCGCCCATGGCGGCGAAGGACCGCGAGATCCTGGCCCTGCTCGACACGATCGTCCCGGAGGAGGAGCGGGCCCGGCTGATCGGCCTGCTGCACGGGACGGCGGAGTACGCGCACGAGGTGTACGCGCGCCTCGACGCCCTCGCCGGGGCGGAGCCGGACGACCCGCGGGTGGCGGAGGCCGCCCGGGTGCTCGCCGCCTGCCTGCCGGACGAGATGGGCGTGGAACTGCCGGCCGAGGGGGCGGGCGGCCTGGCGGACGTCTTCTTCGGCGACCTCGCCCCGGCCCAGTCCGCCGCCGTCCGCCTCGCGGTACGGCTCGTCAGGGATCGACAGGAGGGTGACCGATGACCGGCTCCGGTGTCCGACGCGTGGGCGAGGCGTACGAGGGCGGGGGCGAGGCGCCGCGAGCCCGGGGTGTCGAAGCCGGGCTTCTCCGGGGCCTGCGGCTCGTCGCGTACACCGCGCTGCCCGCCGAGCTCGTCCTCGCCGTCTGTCTGGTCGGCGGGGTGCGGATACCCGGGGCCGTCCTCGCCGTCGCCGAGGTGCTGGTCGTGGCGCTCATGGCGGGCGAGGGGCTCCTCTACCTCCGGCTGCGGCGGCGCGGGCTCTCCGCCCGGGAGGCCGTGGCGGAGCTCGTACCCGAGCCGGTGCTCCGGCTCGTCGGGCACGAGCTGCGGCTCATGACGAGCCTCGCGCGGTGGGTCGCGCGGCGGCCGCACGGAGTGGCCGGCGCGGACGGGGTCTTCCCGCACGCCCGCGACCAGGCCGCCCTGATGTACGGCTTCGCGTTCGTCTGCCTCGTCGAGACGGTCGGCATGTCGTACCTGCTCGCCGACTGGCCCGCCGTCCACGCGGTCGTCCTCGTCCTGGACGTCTACACCGTCCTCTTCGTCCTCGGCCTGCACGCGGCCTCCGTGACCCGCCCGCACGTCCTGACCGGTGACGTCCTGCGGCTGCGCCAGGCCGCGCACGTCGACGTCCCCGTACCGCTCGGCCTCATCGCCGCCGTCCGGCACGAGTCGCTCTTCACCCACGAGAAGACCGAGGGCGAGCTGAACCTCGACGTCGGCTCGCAGACCTCCGTCACCATCGAGCTGACGGAGCCGGTCGACGCGCCCCGGCTGCTCGGCGCGCCCCGGCCCGTACGGACCCTCCGGGTGCACGCGGACGACCCGCGGGCGCTCGTACGGGAGCTCGGGGCGGCCCTCACACGGGTGCGAACAGCACCTTCGCCGATCCCGGGTCCGCCTCCGCCAGCCTGACCCGCAGCCACTCCCCCAGCGGCAGCCC
Above is a genomic segment from Streptomyces sp. NBC_00094 containing:
- a CDS encoding MerR family transcriptional regulator, yielding MRIGEIAALVGVTPRAVRHYHQSGLLPEPARRANGYREYGVRDAVLLARIRRLTELGLGLDEVRGVLADDEGRGLVEVLRELEEDLARQEAVIRERRERLAALLDRARDGLLPAEGPVSAELGELLAGLGPVSGSPMAAKDREILALLDTIVPEEERARLIGLLHGTAEYAHEVYARLDALAGAEPDDPRVAEAARVLAACLPDEMGVELPAEGAGGLADVFFGDLAPAQSAAVRLAVRLVRDRQEGDR
- a CDS encoding YrdB family protein; this encodes MLASLKSFNMLVMFLLELSVYAAASLWGFTASDKWPLKLLLGIGAPVALIAVWALFGSPKASYPVHGAGRVVLEVLWFGSGAAALAASGRTGWAVAFAGIFVVNAGLRLLWNQ